A single region of the Synechococcales cyanobacterium T60_A2020_003 genome encodes:
- a CDS encoding transposase, translating into MKPQYRIRNWSEYNAGLKARGSLTFWIEESVLGQWVVEELSGKPGASVLYSDLAIQTMATVK; encoded by the coding sequence ATGAAACCTCAATACCGCATCCGCAACTGGTCAGAGTATAACGCTGGATTGAAGGCTAGGGGAAGCCTCACCTTCTGGATCGAAGAATCTGTGCTGGGGCAGTGGGTGGTCGAGGAGTTGAGCGGCAAACCCGGCGCGTCAGTTCTTTATAGTGACCTTGCGATTCAAACAATGGCGACCGTCAAAG